Proteins encoded in a region of the Paramagnetospirillum magneticum AMB-1 genome:
- a CDS encoding four helix bundle protein, whose product MALATELPIYRETYALVQLLAKLTGQYPRNYRQVLAREILTESQQMAVEIFRANCVTGPAKVPHIERMREHLEVLRLQLRLSKDLHLISPKQFGDTVELTTGVGKQATAWLKYARSA is encoded by the coding sequence ATGGCGCTGGCCACTGAACTGCCCATCTACCGCGAGACATACGCCCTGGTCCAGCTTCTGGCGAAGCTGACGGGACAGTATCCCCGCAACTACCGGCAGGTTCTGGCCCGCGAGATCCTGACCGAGAGCCAGCAGATGGCGGTGGAGATCTTCCGCGCCAACTGCGTCACCGGCCCGGCCAAGGTGCCGCACATCGAGAGGATGCGCGAACACCTGGAGGTGCTGCGCTTGCAGTTGCGCCTGTCCAAGGATCTTCACCTGATCTCCCCCAAGCAATTCGGGGACACGGTGGAACTGACCACCGGCGTCGGCAAGCAGGCGACGGCATGGCTGAAATACGCGAGGAGCGCCTGA
- a CDS encoding DUF1566 domain-containing protein, whose product MSLITPAITPAIGTPMEGGFLGARYIDENGALAGLVVSRAEVGDFDPVPWLKKLRDVPGACSLLDGRANTRAMAEAGSEIAQTILDLEIDGVGGWHIPALDQMTALRATAMPRAGITPAQSLAEVFREGSPEAFRQEWYWTSTQYSSGSAWLQYFYYGYQDGSAKSFSYRVRAVRKCLL is encoded by the coding sequence ATGAGCCTGATCACCCCCGCCATCACTCCCGCCATCGGAACGCCGATGGAAGGGGGATTCCTCGGAGCCCGGTATATCGACGAAAACGGCGCCCTGGCCGGTCTCGTCGTGTCGCGTGCTGAGGTTGGCGACTTCGACCCCGTTCCGTGGCTGAAGAAGCTCCGGGACGTGCCCGGCGCCTGCTCGCTGCTCGACGGCCGCGCCAATACCCGGGCGATGGCGGAAGCCGGCTCGGAGATCGCCCAGACGATCCTGGACCTCGAAATCGACGGCGTCGGCGGCTGGCACATCCCGGCGCTGGACCAGATGACCGCGCTCCGCGCCACCGCCATGCCCCGGGCCGGCATCACTCCGGCGCAGAGCCTGGCCGAGGTATTCCGGGAGGGCAGCCCCGAAGCCTTCCGGCAGGAATGGTACTGGACCAGCACCCAGTACAGCTCCGGCTCCGCCTGGCTGCAGTACTTCTACTACGGCTACCAGGACGGCAGCGCCAAGAGTTTCAGTTACCGGGTCCGAGCCGTCCGCAAATGTCTTCTTTAG
- a CDS encoding DUF1566 domain-containing protein, with translation MSVIKTNLNADTAPISGSIIPVPALGTPMAGGFFGGVSRDGTWIIVSPKAEGESVLAWKTTMTASPGAMSFVDGLANTRDIADADHPAAAFCAALRIGGFDDWHLGSLDDMQTLMRNLMPLSGGNPAQTAVEAFQEGGAEAFEATWHWTSTQDRPGYAWLQDFGDGHQDFYGKDFRTRVRAVRKCLPFTP, from the coding sequence ATGTCCGTGATTAAGACTAACCTCAACGCCGATACCGCGCCCATTTCCGGGAGCATCATCCCCGTTCCCGCCCTCGGCACCCCCATGGCCGGCGGGTTCTTCGGCGGCGTGTCCCGCGACGGCACGTGGATCATCGTGTCGCCCAAGGCCGAGGGCGAATCCGTCCTGGCCTGGAAGACCACCATGACCGCCAGCCCCGGGGCGATGTCGTTCGTCGACGGCCTCGCCAATACCCGCGACATCGCCGACGCCGATCACCCGGCCGCCGCCTTCTGCGCCGCCCTGCGCATCGGCGGCTTTGACGACTGGCACCTGGGCAGCCTGGACGACATGCAGACCCTGATGCGCAACCTGATGCCGCTGTCCGGCGGCAATCCCGCACAGACGGCGGTCGAGGCGTTCCAGGAGGGCGGCGCCGAGGCCTTCGAGGCGACGTGGCACTGGACCAGCACCCAGGACAGACCCGGCTACGCCTGGCTGCAGGACTTCGGCGACGGCCACCAGGACTTCTACGGCAAGGACTTCAGAACCCGGGTCCGAGCCGTCCGCAAATGCCTCCCCTTCACCCCCTGA
- the ssb gene encoding single-stranded DNA-binding protein, giving the protein MAGSVNKAILVGHLGRDPEVRTGQDGSKIVNLNIATSETWKDRGTGERKEKTEWHRVVIFNPNLAEVAERFLKKGSPVYVEGQIQTRKWTDQQGVERYSTEVVIGRFKGDLTLLPSSGGGNRGPADEREGYGTTRDRPYDGGVAPNGRSTSSMAGGGGSWEPPADLDDEIPFATAADAADLLLGRRSRYRVRG; this is encoded by the coding sequence ATGGCTGGAAGCGTCAACAAGGCCATCTTGGTCGGGCATCTCGGCCGTGATCCGGAGGTCCGCACCGGACAGGACGGATCGAAGATCGTCAATCTCAACATCGCCACCTCCGAGACATGGAAGGATCGCGGCACCGGCGAGCGCAAGGAAAAGACCGAGTGGCATCGGGTGGTGATCTTCAACCCCAACCTCGCCGAGGTGGCCGAGCGGTTCTTGAAGAAAGGCTCGCCGGTCTATGTGGAAGGCCAGATCCAGACCCGCAAATGGACCGATCAACAAGGTGTCGAGCGCTATTCGACCGAGGTGGTGATCGGCCGCTTCAAGGGCGACCTCACCCTCTTGCCGTCGAGCGGCGGCGGCAATCGCGGCCCCGCCGACGAGCGCGAGGGCTACGGCACCACCCGCGACCGCCCCTATGATGGCGGCGTCGCCCCCAACGGGCGCAGCACGTCCAGCATGGCCGGCGGCGGCGGATCATGGGAGCCTCCCGCCGATCTCGACGACGAGATCCCCTTCGCCACCGCCGCCGACGCCGCCGATCTGCTGCTCGGCCGGCGCAGCCGCTACCGCGTCCGGGGGTGA